AGTTGGGCGCCCCGGTCCTGGTGGTGGCCCGCTCCGGGCTGGGAACGCTGAACGCCACCGCGCTGACGACCGAGGCCCTGCGCGCCCGCGGCCTGGACTGCCCGGGCGTGCTGATCGGCGGCTGGCCGCCGGCTCCCGACCTGGCCGAGCGCTGCAACCTCGCCGATCTCCCCGAGGCCGCGGGCGCCCCGCTGCTGGGCGCCCTCCCCGAGGGACTCCCGCGCCGCCCGGCAAAGGAGTTCGCCGCTGCCGCGGCCGCCGCACTCGCTCCGCCTCTCGGCGGCACCTGGAACGCGCAGGCCTTCCGGCACCGGTACGCGCCGGAGCCGGGCCTCAACCGCGTGCGGACCCCGGCGGGACCGGACTGCGCAGGGTGAAGGCGCGCGGGGTGGGTCCGTGCTCCCTGAGGTCGGCCAGCCGGGCGCGGGCCTCGGACGCGGAGGGCCGCCGGCCGTCCCCGATCCACCACAGCGCCCGCTCCGTGGCGACCGGCAGACCGGTCCGGCGCCGCCAGGCGAGCAGGTCGTCCCTGCTGCGGTAGGCGAAGTCGCGCAGGTCGGCGAGGGAACGCCACAGCGAGACCTCCGGCGTCCCGGCGTCGCCGGCCTCGACGACCGC
This sequence is a window from Spinactinospora alkalitolerans. Protein-coding genes within it:
- a CDS encoding DUF3291 domain-containing protein, whose amino-acid sequence is MSSSTPTLSAVAPPAADLSRPRPAAAAGSPVPPVPVLAQAHAILLPADAGEHGAEVAELAAALRARAAGHPGHVAVVEAGDAGTPEVSLWRSLADLRDFAYRSRDDLLAWRRRTGLPVATERALWWIGDGRRPSASEARARLADLREHGPTPRAFTLRSPVPPGSARG